One segment of Radiobacillus kanasensis DNA contains the following:
- a CDS encoding phage tail domain-containing protein: MKSKYNFVIKKNNQNFDMHELGIWVESFHIYSPHAERKKLIVPNRAGSLLSSTRIAERRVAITMQIEEENENNYETIKHDIFDLFFSEKEFSIVRDIKPDRELFVIQEGEYDIENLTTTDGKFSIDLTMPDPFIYGLQLEKVFENDSLVLTNPGTEKSKPIFESTVLQDTSFVQIVNENGDYMMVGKPAPADQPVISPYDEILVDDCSSTVAWGAVPSIESGDVAGSIGVSNGRFVPTSYGTGTGWHGPALKQSLSSPLQDFNIQTWVEFNTAANELGRIQIHLLDVDNNIVGMLSIFDSYSQFQDAVGRFRVGPLSGPYKYVMSERHPYWIPNFYGRLALQRQGTRISAQMDFYDSNTGRYKFNLADEFYDYQGQFQTPISQVQIHFGQYRSYAVATMNMDKVRVIRLNEIGENEIPILAYAGDNLVFDHQNDIVYLNGMDIKMEKDFGASYFNIMSGTNRIFTFPQGALDTKVKWRPAYK, from the coding sequence ATGAAAAGTAAATATAATTTTGTAATTAAGAAAAATAACCAAAACTTTGATATGCATGAACTCGGAATCTGGGTGGAATCATTTCATATATATTCCCCTCACGCAGAGCGGAAGAAGCTTATAGTTCCAAATAGGGCAGGCTCCCTATTATCCTCTACAAGAATTGCAGAAAGAAGAGTAGCAATTACCATGCAAATTGAAGAGGAAAATGAAAATAATTATGAAACTATTAAGCATGACATTTTTGACTTATTTTTTTCTGAAAAAGAGTTTTCCATAGTTAGAGATATAAAACCAGATAGAGAGCTTTTTGTGATTCAAGAGGGAGAGTATGACATTGAAAACCTTACAACGACTGACGGTAAATTTTCTATAGATTTAACGATGCCAGACCCCTTTATTTATGGATTGCAGTTAGAAAAAGTATTTGAAAATGATTCTTTAGTTTTGACCAATCCAGGGACCGAAAAATCAAAACCAATATTTGAATCTACTGTTCTGCAGGATACCTCTTTCGTACAGATTGTTAATGAGAATGGGGATTATATGATGGTTGGAAAGCCAGCACCTGCTGATCAACCTGTTATTAGTCCTTATGATGAAATCTTAGTAGATGATTGTTCTTCTACCGTAGCGTGGGGAGCCGTTCCTTCGATTGAGTCAGGAGATGTAGCAGGGAGCATTGGGGTGTCAAACGGTAGGTTTGTACCTACAAGCTACGGTACTGGTACTGGTTGGCATGGTCCAGCTCTCAAGCAAAGCCTTTCTTCTCCTTTGCAAGACTTTAATATTCAAACATGGGTTGAATTTAATACAGCAGCTAATGAGTTGGGGCGAATCCAGATACATTTATTAGATGTTGATAACAATATTGTTGGCATGTTATCAATCTTTGATTCTTATTCACAGTTTCAAGATGCAGTAGGACGTTTCAGAGTTGGTCCACTAAGTGGACCTTATAAATATGTCATGTCAGAAAGACATCCTTATTGGATACCTAATTTCTATGGTCGGTTGGCCTTGCAACGACAGGGAACGCGGATATCGGCACAGATGGATTTTTATGATTCTAACACTGGTAGATACAAATTTAACCTAGCGGATGAATTCTATGATTATCAAGGTCAGTTTCAAACTCCTATTTCACAGGTTCAAATTCATTTTGGACAATATCGGTCTTATGCTGTAGCAACAATGAATATGGATAAGGTTAGAGTTATACGCTTAAATGAAATCGGGGAAAATGAGATACCTATACTCGCTTATGCAGGTGATAACTTGGTATTCGACCATCAAAATGACATTGTTTATTTGAATGGTATGGACATAAAAATGGAGAAAGATTTTGGTGCATCTTACTTCAACATTATGTCAGGAACAAACAGGATTTTTACTTTCCCACAAGGAGCTTTAGATACTAAAGTGAAATGGAGGCCAGCGTATAAATGA
- a CDS encoding phage tail spike protein has translation MTQIHILDHQTDSILDTMDNEGVNPFYQDNHIEVLDGEETFSFSTPKDIRAAQHLNKRNRVIIPGNNGSFREFIIYYNDTINNEVEIRSLASYIELKKNKPIAPVTLNGQTVNSATDFVLSGTGWERGKTEYSGSLTIAFEEHINPYDALKKIASAFSLELQFRIVTDGNKVVGRYVDLLQRVGSWEGKEIESGKDLIGMKRFETTQPVVTALVGVGPEKSDGTYDIVEVTNEEARQAWGRIDPSSGVPVHLWDIYIPESTDQDMTRERLTTLTENELQKRISSSVKWEIDVATLETIFGREHEKVSLGDTSRVKVTEHNPPVYLDSRIIARKGPITDVYQKKHTLGEIIEHKEEDINQIRKELLKKIAKKISEEQVLGITYTKTEVDSKDTQTEANAENFTRGWSQQGADVTSENTAADTAKVGGTAANTVRDQAANSIQQQTVYNGVTFSKEKGLEVVTSDNLVKIVQDATQGFMIQKRATVNDPWVNFFYVDLNAKVNARDGDFYIVDGKTGTKSSIVFRSNLLKDHSFESVRSVGSTYYGGNSLIRDMQVTSSNEWSGWMAQGTPRVLSVYQTDAPTSLAMYGLKSVICGRGDYVWQTLNAESAGKQYTFSFHTRKAPGHAAGPPRFLVRYYRWNQDTLEKLSEEYFDYPAPTSEKDILRYKATFTTPPETAVVRMYLLTTVDWAMFDGVQLVEGSVPVPYNPEDGLHNLMYGFQDAESLHAYYLYGNHIRSYGDLTGRLVHNDHYFKIFPFNSTTYNDGSRTQGYYDGPNRRLNVYAATDSGSGPVEVNLPYSGSAFTAYNFNNASSVENKNNIRDINTEDMASIFDSLNFRNYTLTGNETRVKTGIVIEELESSAGYYLINGDGKSIDLYGLVSMMAAKVKQQDDKISTLEQRITALESAI, from the coding sequence ATGACACAAATTCATATTTTGGATCATCAAACTGATTCCATTCTAGATACAATGGATAATGAGGGAGTTAATCCGTTTTATCAAGATAATCATATTGAAGTATTAGATGGAGAAGAGACGTTTAGCTTTTCTACACCGAAAGATATACGCGCTGCACAACATTTAAATAAACGTAACCGAGTCATTATTCCCGGGAATAATGGCTCTTTTCGTGAGTTTATTATTTATTATAATGACACCATTAATAATGAAGTAGAGATACGTTCACTTGCATCCTATATTGAACTCAAGAAAAACAAGCCTATCGCTCCTGTTACACTTAACGGTCAAACCGTAAATTCTGCGACAGATTTTGTCCTATCCGGTACGGGATGGGAACGAGGTAAGACAGAGTATTCAGGCTCGTTAACGATTGCATTTGAAGAGCATATTAACCCTTATGATGCCCTGAAAAAGATTGCTTCTGCATTTAGTTTAGAACTACAATTTCGGATCGTAACCGATGGGAATAAAGTTGTTGGTCGTTATGTGGATCTTCTTCAAAGGGTTGGTTCCTGGGAAGGGAAAGAAATCGAGTCCGGAAAAGACTTAATTGGGATGAAACGATTTGAAACTACACAACCGGTTGTTACAGCTTTAGTTGGAGTGGGTCCAGAAAAAAGTGATGGCACTTATGATATCGTTGAAGTAACAAATGAGGAAGCGCGTCAAGCATGGGGACGAATTGATCCTAGTTCAGGTGTTCCAGTTCATTTATGGGACATTTATATTCCAGAATCCACAGATCAGGATATGACAAGAGAGCGTCTTACTACCTTGACAGAGAATGAACTACAAAAACGAATCAGTTCCTCGGTGAAATGGGAAATTGATGTAGCGACACTCGAAACCATTTTCGGCAGGGAGCACGAGAAAGTATCTTTAGGTGATACATCTCGTGTAAAAGTCACGGAGCATAATCCTCCTGTTTATTTGGATTCTCGCATTATCGCGAGAAAAGGTCCAATTACGGACGTATATCAGAAGAAACATACATTAGGAGAAATCATTGAGCACAAAGAAGAAGACATCAACCAAATTAGAAAAGAACTACTTAAGAAGATTGCTAAAAAAATTTCCGAGGAACAGGTTTTAGGGATAACGTACACTAAGACTGAGGTTGATAGCAAGGATACCCAAACGGAAGCAAACGCTGAAAACTTTACAAGAGGATGGTCGCAACAAGGTGCAGATGTAACGAGCGAAAACACCGCAGCTGATACAGCTAAAGTCGGGGGAACAGCAGCAAACACTGTTCGTGATCAAGCAGCAAATTCTATTCAACAACAAACAGTTTATAATGGAGTGACCTTTAGTAAAGAAAAAGGGTTAGAAGTTGTTACAAGTGATAACTTGGTAAAAATCGTCCAAGATGCTACCCAAGGTTTTATGATACAAAAGAGGGCAACAGTTAACGATCCATGGGTTAATTTCTTTTATGTCGATTTGAACGCAAAGGTAAATGCTAGAGACGGTGATTTTTACATTGTTGACGGTAAAACAGGAACTAAAAGTTCTATTGTATTTCGATCAAATTTACTAAAAGACCATTCCTTTGAAAGTGTGCGATCAGTAGGCTCGACCTATTACGGGGGAAATTCCCTTATCCGAGATATGCAGGTCACATCATCCAATGAATGGTCGGGTTGGATGGCTCAGGGTACACCAAGAGTTTTGTCTGTTTACCAAACGGATGCCCCTACCAGTTTGGCCATGTATGGTCTAAAGTCTGTTATATGTGGAAGAGGCGATTACGTCTGGCAGACTTTAAATGCTGAGAGCGCTGGAAAACAATATACGTTTTCCTTTCATACACGAAAAGCACCTGGTCACGCTGCCGGACCTCCAAGGTTTCTAGTTCGCTATTACAGATGGAATCAAGATACATTAGAAAAACTATCTGAAGAATACTTTGATTATCCTGCACCAACTAGCGAAAAAGATATATTAAGGTACAAGGCTACCTTTACCACTCCTCCTGAAACAGCAGTAGTGAGAATGTATCTTTTAACGACTGTGGATTGGGCTATGTTTGATGGGGTTCAACTTGTTGAGGGATCTGTTCCTGTTCCTTATAATCCAGAAGATGGTCTTCACAATCTTATGTATGGTTTTCAAGATGCAGAAAGTTTACATGCATATTACCTTTATGGGAATCACATTAGATCCTATGGAGATTTAACTGGTCGATTAGTTCATAATGATCACTATTTTAAAATTTTCCCATTCAATAGTACCACTTATAATGACGGTAGTAGGACGCAAGGGTATTATGATGGTCCGAATAGAAGGTTGAATGTATATGCAGCAACGGATTCCGGCTCTGGACCGGTAGAGGTCAATTTACCATACAGTGGTAGTGCGTTTACAGCTTACAACTTTAATAATGCTTCATCAGTGGAAAATAAAAACAACATTCGAGACATAAATACGGAAGATATGGCTAGTATTTTTGATTCCTTAAACTTCCGCAACTATACCTTAACTGGAAATGAAACAAGGGTTAAGACAGGTATCGTTATAGAGGAGCTTGAATCAT